The Nostoc sp. PCC 7524 nucleotide sequence ACTACAATCACATAATATTCTTGGTTATGGATCAATCCCCCAGTGCTGGCTAATCGGTTGGGATCACCAAGGTAGGTAACAGCCTGACCGTTAATAAAACCGTGGTTGGCGATGTCAATCGTGCTATCTGTAGCAATTGCTTCCAGTTCTAAGAACTCTTGCTCACTGAAGCTATGATTACCACTCGTAAGGCTAGAAGTATCAATGTCAATGGCTTCACCTTTGAGTGCAATTGGTGCTGCTAAGACTGCTTCTCTAGCAGTTTCTGCCAACATGAAGCGGTTAGCATCGATAGCGATCGCATAATAACGCCCCCCACCTCTCAGGTTTTGAATGGGAATATCTCCCGCCAAAAAACTAGGCGTGGTGGTAGTGAAACTGTGCAGAGCATCAGCCGAACCCACGCTTAAATCAATATAATTATCTGCTGCTGCGTCACTTGCACTAAGAGCAATTTTTACCCAGTTGGCATCTTGGACGATGACATAATACTTTTGACCTGCAATCAAAGGTGTATCACTGCCGTTGTACTGGTACTGAATCGGAGTTCCTGTCCTGCCTAAATAGTCTACTTCGTAAGTTAATGCGTCTCCTGTACTTAGTCCATGACCAGGAAGATAAATTCTGTTATTGGTTAAATCTAAATCTGAGGCGATGGTTAAGTTAATCGCTGTACCTTGAGTTGCATCATCAGCAGTAAAAGCCAGTTTGATTGTGTTACTGTCAATTTTGATGATGTGGTAACTGGCGTTTTTGTAGAGTGGTGTATTCAGATCAACAGTAGCATCGTAGTTGGTCGTAGTATCTTCACCCAGGAGAATCGTTAATTCATTTAAGGTAAGTACATCTCCGGTTTGATAGACTGTTCCTGTTGTTACCCTGATTGTATTAGCATTGGCATCAACATTACTGGAATCTGAGTTGAGGTCAATGGCAATACTATTAGTTGCATCTGCCGCAGTCAGTGCCAATTTAATTAAAGTGTTATCGTTGGGATCAGCGATAACATAATATTGCGCGTTGTTATCTATAGGATATTCCAGAATTGTTGGTTGGGCATACAGGGTGTTACCAGAAACCCCTAACCCAACTAATTCTGTATAAGTAATTTCGTCACCAGTGTTGTATTGATGTCCAGTAACTGTAATAGTATCGTGATTAATATCTATAAAATTATTTCTATCCTGTGGCTCAAAACTAATGTTCAGGATAGTTTGTTCTTGGGTTTGTATGGTTTCGTCAATTTCGTAAAGAATTTCATCCCCTGTTTTAAGACCGTGATTCGCTAGAGTAAAAATGTTTTTATCTTGATCTACTTGATTACTATCTTGAGGATTAAATTGCAAAGCACTGGTTTCATAGGTGAAGAATTGCTGACCTGAACCAAGATCAGTGATATCAATTACTGTTCCTTCATCTGTGCCGACTTGGTATTCAATTGCATTTTGATAAGTAAGAGCTAGTTTGATAGTGTTTTCATCTTCCACAACCACAAAGTAGCTAGCACCTGTTGTTAATGGAGTTCCGCCAACGCTGATAGCATTACCACTGTTATTGTTGTAGGTGATCAGTTGACCAGTATATAGTCCATGATTAATAACAGTGATGGTATTATCGTTAGTCTTTACTGCCCTAGCACTATCAAACTCAGGTGTACGGGCTTGTTGGCGTTGATAAGTTGAAAGTATATGTTGATCCCCTACACTCACTGTTAAATCAACTGGAGTGTTAAGTACAACAAAATCTCGTGATTCAGCCAGTTGGATTGTGTCGCTATCAACCACGATGACAAAATACGTACCTTCCGTTTGTAAATCACCAATTTCTTGTTCTTCGGTGGTTTCAGGATCAGCATAATAAATCACTTCCTGTCCGTGGACTAATCCGTGATTGTTGATGCTGATGGTATTTTCATCAGCATTCACAACATCGCTATTACCACCATCAAAAATTAAGGTTTTGAGCGGGCTAAATCCATGTTGAACCTCGTGGTTAACTCGGCTATTATCAATATCAATTACTCCATCTAAGCCACCTTGGACGGTTAAAGCAATGGTGTAATCATCTACTACTAAAACTTCATATACAGCACCATCATTCAGTATTCCTATTGGATCTACATCGGCATTGTAAATAAACTGATCACCTGTTTTAAAGTTATGCTTTTCTGTAAAGGTAATCGTATTAGTGTCAACTCTACTATTCTCGATTGTCTTTATTTCTTCAGCCTGAACTAATCCGCCCGCAGTAATGCTACCATCTACTTTGGCTTCAATTGTAGTTTGATCCACATTGATAGCAGTACCAACTGTTAATTGACCATTAACCCAAATTGTTGCTCGTCCTCTGGCTTGACTATCCACTGCGCCAACAGCATTAACATTGACATTTCCGCCAGCAGTGATACTTGAATTTGTTTCAATAACTGTTTTAGATGTGGTGTCAGTAACTGCAACTGCTGCTGAGAATGCGTTTTTGGTAGCATCGTTACTAGGTAGCGATACACGTTTTAGCAAAGAACTAAAAGCGGCATTGACGTTCCCAAAGACAGTGGCTTCAACTACTGCTGTTGTATTTACATCGGACACCACATCCACATTACCAGCAGCGATAATTGTGGTGGTGCCATCAACTATAGTTTCAGCAACACCTTTTGCATATCCCCCAGCTCCAGCAAATTTCAATGGCAATCCTTTTGCTGATAGCGCCCTTTCTACTACGCTACCTAGCATACTAATTGCTTCAACAGAGCTATCAACAACTGCCTTCGATGAAATCGTTACATTTCCACTGCTATTGATATTTGAATTAGTAATTTTTACATAAGACTCTGACCAGCGAGCTTGCATGGACAGAGGAATACCTATATTTTGAATATTGTAGAGAACTGAGTTATCAAGACCAAAAAACCCAAAAGCTTCTGTTACTTGAGCAGGAATATCGCTGTTATAGGCAATATCTTCAGCCAGGGATGTGATTTCAATGTTGCCTCCTTTTAAGGTGACATCATCCAAGGAAATTTGTGACAGTTGCTTCACCCATCCAAAAATTAGTGGGGCGCGAATGTCTTTATCATAAGTTGTGAGCTTGATTCCTCCTGTGGCAAAACTACTATCATTCTCTACGTGAGCGAAGAATTTTGCACCACTAGCAGTAATTGTTCTAGCAGTTAAACTAATATCGCCAGAATCTCCCGTAGATATAGCTGTATCATAGCTACCATTATTAAAGTCAGTAGCACTAATTTGGCGAGTGAGTAATGTAGCACTGTCACCAATGTTAATATTTTTGGCGGTAATAGTAACTTGGTTGAGTCCGAGTCCACCAATTAAGCCATTAATGTTAACATCACCCAGGTATTCGAGACTATCTTTAAGTTTATCAGAAGCAAATTTATCATCAATTAGTTTGATGGTTAAACTATCAGTAATACCATCGTTATTACCTGTGATTTTAGAGTTGGAAGCAAGACGAAAATCTCCGTCAATTTCTAGCGTGACGTTTCCACTAATTATCAGATTGCCGCCATCAATTATTAACCCACCACTGTAGCTTTGATTACTACTAATATTGGTGTCAGTGCTGATAGTTGCTAAAACTGATTCAAAGCTGTTTAAGGTTGTAATTTGCCAGGGAATTATGGCTTCAATTGCACCAGTTGTATATTCAAACTCCCAGTCTCCACCTAGGTTGGCATTTCCTGTTAAATCATCAGAAGCAGCAACATCAGCTTTGGTAATATCACTCAAGTTTTGCAGGAAACCCTCACCTTGGTCATTTCCGGCTACATTACACCCATAAAAGAGGATATCTCCATCTGCACTGAGGGCATTACCCCACCATGCTAGGTCATTTGTGTAGCGAGATAGTGTACTGGAATTGAGAGTTTCCGAACCTAGTTGGACATTACCTTCGCTTCCATGAGCAAGTATGTGGATGGCAGAGAGGTTTGAATATTGCTGTAAAACTTGACTGATTTGAAATATCCCGTTTTGACTGGGGTCTAATTGAACTACTTCGACATTGCTATTTATATCATCTATTAAGCTCTGATAAGAGGAAATATTAGTGTCGATAAAAAGTATTTCATTAGGATTTGACAGACCAAGATGCTGAGGTTTTCCCAAATGTAGTGTGCTGGAATCTAAAAAATTAAGATTATGTAGGGAATCGTGATTTTCTATCATAAATACTGCGATTAACTGACTTGATAAAAATAGTAGAATCAGAGAGAAACTAGAGAGTGATGTGAGGAAAAGCTCTCAGTATTCGTTCGCCAGAAGAGTGATCCGTTTTTCATTTTGGATTGCCATCATAGATACCTAATGAAGCATCATCTGGCAAAGCCCCATACTTCGGAATACACCCAGCAGCATTAAAAATCTAGGGTGTTCGTTGACAGTTATGAAGAAACAACCGCAAAATTTCTAAGCTTGATGTAGCAGAATTTGATTTTGATACTACATTTAACGACTATACCCATATACAAATACCACAAAAATTAAGTACAAATTCTGAAGAAATTAGTGTTTTTTTCTCTTCTTTAAAGATAATTTATTCTTAATATAGGAATCCTATTTGATGTTTGAAAAAACTCTTTCCGGAATAAGCAAGTAGTAAATAACGAGACTTAAAAATTTTTGAGGCAGAAACAAGGCTTAAACCTATACAGGGCAAGGAAATTACACCGAAGACTCAAAAATGCTTCAAACCCAGATATATCAAGAAACTGAGTAAAAAGATGTCAAAGTCTTTCTGTATATACGTTTGATGTTTTTTTCGGACTACTTTTTGTCTAAGTCCCAATAACAAAAATAGCGATCACTGAATCTATAACAAAAAATATTTGTGCAACTTATCTTTTTGTGATTGTAGCAGCATTTTCCCTCTTCCCTCCTGCTCCCTAACTTATCCCAATTACAAATATTTACGCTGTTCCACTTACGAACCAGGAATCGTTACATCTATCGGTGTTACCTGTGTTGCCAACTGCGTCAACGGCGGTTGAATGGCAGTTTGATTGCCCACTACCAGAGTCACCATATTATCTGGTTTGAGGTATTGCTGTGCGACTCGCTGTACATCAGCTGCTGTGGTTGCTGCTACGGCTTTTTGGAAGCGAAACAAAAAATCGGCAGGATAACCGTAATATTCGTATGTCATCAACCGTAACAAGGTTTGCCCAGGCTCTTGAAATGCGAACACAAAAGAGTTAAGTGTAGACTCTTTAGCCAAAGCTAGTTCTTGTGGTGTTACTCTTTGTTCTTGAATACGCTTGATTTCAGTCTGTAAGGCTTTGATAAACTGTACAGTAGTAGCAGATTTGGTTTGTCCACCAGCAATGAAAAGTCCAGGGTAATCGTAGTTGGGACTCCAAAAAGCTTCTACACCGTAAGTTAACCCTTGACGCGATCGCAATTCATTAAATAAGCGTCCGCCCCATCCATTTAATACCTCATTCAACACACTCAGCGCACCATTATCGGGGTTGTCTAAGCGTCCTCCTAAATGCCCCATGAGAACTGTACTTTGGCTGAGTTGCGGCTGATTGACAAAAAAGACACCACCTGTGTTGGCTGGTGATACCTCTGGTAGTTGGGGTTTAGTGATGTTGGGGTGGGGCTGCCAATCACCTAACTGAGCTTGGATGAGCGATCGCATTTTACTGGTATCAAAGTCCCCCGCAATCCCCAAAATTATATTATTGGGATTGAAATATTGTTGGTAGAACTTCAGCAAGTCTTCACGAGTAATGCGATTTACCGTGGCATACTCTGCCGTGCGCGCATAGGGGCTATCTTTACCATAGATTAATTTACGAAATTCTCTGGCGGCGATACTATTTGGATCGTCATTGCGACGAGCAATACTATCTTTCACTTGATTTTTAGCTAAATCCAACTTTTCCTGAGCAAACACTGGTTCTCGCAACACCTCAGTAAATAGACCAAATACCAAGTCTAAATCTTCACTGAGTGCTGTAAAAGCAGCAGCACCATTAGATTGGGCAATGGCAGTTTCCACCGCAGCTGCCCGTTGTGCCAACAAGTTGTCTAGTTCGTCAGACGAATGCTTTTTAGTCCCTCCAGTTCGCATGACTGCTCCGACAATACTAGCTAAACCAACTTTATCTGCTGGTTCCCAGCGAGTACCTGTACGCACTAACGCTGTACCACCCACAAAAGGTAGCTCGTGATCCTCCGCCAAATACACAACCATGCCGTTTTCTAAAACAAATCGCTCGTACTTGGGTAGTTTAATCTCAGGTAGTGGGGCAAGCTGTAACTCGGTATAATGCTTGGTCGTTGCTGTCACTGCCAGAGTAAAGTTAAAAGTCACAATTAAAAAGGCAACAGCTAAACTCAAAGCATAAAACAACTTCTTGCTCTGGGAAATTTTGAACTTTGAGAGCAGTCTAAACGGCGGTTTGTGCTGCTCAGAATTTCGGTGATTTTCTATTTGCTTTCTACTATTCACCTTGTACCTGTGCATATCTTTAATTCCTTTGCATCTTTTGCATTAACCTGCGGCAAACCTCTGCTCGTCTCACCCCTCTGGCGACAACAGCTTACCAACTGTGCGATTTTCGGGCGTAAAAGTTGTCTTTGCCACTCGCTCAATATCAGCAGGAGTTACTACTGCAATTTCATCTAAATACTTAAACAAATTCTGCCAAGAGCCAGTTTTTACCTCATATGCCGACAATTGCTCAGCCATCGCCATATTGGATTTGAGGCTAGCTAATAAATTCGCTCTTACTTGGTGTTTCACACGTTGTAACTCAGTCACTGCAACAGGCTCAGTTTTTAATTTGTCTATTTCCTTGTGCAGAACTGCTGCCAACTCATCGACTGTGTGACCGGAAGTCGTAGCGGCTGATAAAACTATCAAATTCGGGTATTTGTTGCCTGGCGTACTACTAGCACCAGCTAAATCTGATGCCAACTGCTGCTGTTCTACCAAAGACTTATACAATCGCGACGTACGCCCACAGCATAATAAATCACCAATGATGTCATAAACAGCATCATCTGGATGATTCAGCGCCGGACGGTGATAACCTTCCAAGTACAATGGTTGAGATGGTAAATGCAAGGTCACTTCCCGCATTTGTGTCTGTGGTGGTTCCGTCGGAATTGGGGAAACTGTTTTTTGTTTGGACTTATAGCGTCCAAAGTAATTTTGTGCCAGTTTTTTTACCTCAGCCGGGTTGACATCTCCGACAATGGCGATGGTTAAATTGCTAGCTACATAGTGTGTCTCAAAAAACTGCTGGACATCTTTTGGTGTTAAGTTGCGGAGATCTTCTTCATAACCAGCTATTGGCCGTCTGTAGGGATGAACTTTGAAAGCAGTCTCGAAAAACTTCTCCCACATCACTGCACTAGGCAAATTTTGGTACTGAAGTCGCTCTTCTAAAACGACATCTTTTTCTTGATAAAACTCCCGCCGAAATTCTGGTTCTAGAAACCGCTCTGACTCTAGCGACATCCACAGTTCCAACTTATTAGCAGGAAAGCTGTAAAAATAAAGGGTGGCATCTCTAGAAGTCATAGCATTTAAATTCTGGCCTCCTGCTTGTCTGACAATTTGCCCGAACTCATTTTGCTTAATCAGTTTGGCTGCTTGCAACTTTACTTGCTCAAACTCGGCTTGCAACCGAGTAACCTCATCTTTTTTACCATCGGCTTTTGCTGCTTGAATTTGAGCGTCTAACTGTTCCAAGCGGTCTAATAGGGGTTTTTCTGCTTTATAGTCCTTTGTCCCAATGCGTGTCGTCCCTTTAAATGCCAAATGCTCAAGAACATGAGCCATACCAGTTTTTCCATCTGGTTCATCTACAGCACCCACATCCGCATAAGTGACAAAGGAAACTACTGGTGCTTGATGCCGTTCCAAAACAATAAATTTGAGTCCATTATCGAGACGAAACTCTGTGACTCGCTTAACAGCCTCATCTAAATAAGGTTGTATTGAACTTGAGGTTGCTGGGGTTTGAGTTTTGTTTGTTTGCAGTAGCTTTTGGGGAGTAAATGCTGTCTGAGTCTGGGTTCTGGCGACTTCTGGCACTATTCCCCACCATAGAATTGTTAGGATCATCAAGATTGCAAATAGCCGACGCAATCTGACAGACGCAGTAATTGCAAAAACTGAATTCAGAAGTAGTCTTTTTAGCTTAGATAACAGCATATAACTTTTATCCCGCTATTTTAGTAGCAGTTGGACTAAGCTAATCAGCATTTAACTGGGTTTTTGGTGTTGCTGAATCACGGGGTGATTCTTATCGGTTGGGCATTTTGCTTCTTGTGTTTTCGGGCGTGTCAGATGCCCACTCTCCAAAACCATTTAAATCATCTCGCAAATATGCAAAGCTGGATTTTTATGTATTAGCCAAAATTTAGGAGTCAATACCAGCAAAGTGCTTGCACTCTAAATTGGAAACTTAAAATCAAAAAAACGTCTTTGCTAGAGAAGAATTTATAGCATTACGCAGATCAGCTTATTATCTGTTGTTAGAAGGATGTTTTAAAAGTCCTTTTGTGAGTAGCAAAACATTTTAGATCCCCCTAAATCCACGCCACTGAGGGAGTCGGGAAACCCGACGACAGTTGCCTCTCCAACGCAGTGGTTCCCCTTAAAAAGGGTGACTTTGAATCTATTTCCCCCTTTTCAAGGGCTAGGGGGGATCAATATGTGCTTAAAAACACTGCGAATAACTTTGCAAACAACCTCTAATAGGCAGTGTAAACATACCTCCGACAATCTCCATCCCCCAAATGCTGTATACTTGCCAATACCGTTGCCAAAAAAAGAGTATGAAGAGGTAAGGCTGTCGTAGTAGAGTTATTGTCATCAAGATGGATTACGCGAATAATGAGTTGGGTATTGAAAACACCAACAGCAAACAAAAAACACTAAATAAGTTTACTAACAGTAGTGGTGGTAGTATCTTCACCACCATCATCGTCAGAAACAGTGACAGTCACAGTGTAATGACCCACATCGTTATAGATGAAATTATTGGGATCATTCATATGCTCCACACCAACATTATCAATAATTAAGAATGTTCTGAAAACTGCCGAACCAGACTGACCATCACGGTCAATTTGAAGAATAGTGCTATTAGTAGTAGAACCTTGTACTAAGCGCACATAACCATCAGCAATAGCATCGGTACCCTGATAACCACCAGGTACTAAGTTATCAAGTAACTGACTCAAGTTGATTTTGTCATGACCAACTTTAAAATCCGTAATCCGATGACCCAATTCTCTTATGTCGGTATAAATAAACTCATTACTTCCCCTACCTCCCGTGAGAGTTTTCACCCCAACACCGCCAAAAATGCGGTCATTACCATCAGTACCAACCAAAGCATTACGGCTACCATCACCACTGATGACTTTGTACTCATAAGTAGCAGTAAATGTCCGTGTAGCGGCATCTAATACTGCATTAGAAGTGATACCATTACCCCAATCAACAGTCACAGTATGAGTATCTAATACGCCCACATCAATGAACTCACCATTCATAGATACCACTCTGTTCCGATTCAGTGTTGTCTCATTGAGTTGGAATGCCGTAATTACCGGAGCAACATTAGTTATATTCACCGCCGTACTGGCACTGCCACTATCACCATCTTTATCCGTCACCGTCGCCGTAATCATGTAATCATCAACAGGTGTACCAGTAGGGTTGTCATCAGCGTAGCGATAACTGGCCGCGAAAGTCCGAGTGCTGGCATCCACCGTTGCCACAGAGGCGTTGCCATCACCCCAATCAATCACCACAGTGTGTGTATCCACCACTCCAGTATCAGCAATGATGCCAGAAACTACGACTAATTCATCTTCTGCCACTGTCGTATTTGATAGTATCAGTCCAGTAATGGTGGGAGCCGCATTACT carries:
- a CDS encoding M16 family metallopeptidase yields the protein MILTILWWGIVPEVARTQTQTAFTPQKLLQTNKTQTPATSSSIQPYLDEAVKRVTEFRLDNGLKFIVLERHQAPVVSFVTYADVGAVDEPDGKTGMAHVLEHLAFKGTTRIGTKDYKAEKPLLDRLEQLDAQIQAAKADGKKDEVTRLQAEFEQVKLQAAKLIKQNEFGQIVRQAGGQNLNAMTSRDATLYFYSFPANKLELWMSLESERFLEPEFRREFYQEKDVVLEERLQYQNLPSAVMWEKFFETAFKVHPYRRPIAGYEEDLRNLTPKDVQQFFETHYVASNLTIAIVGDVNPAEVKKLAQNYFGRYKSKQKTVSPIPTEPPQTQMREVTLHLPSQPLYLEGYHRPALNHPDDAVYDIIGDLLCCGRTSRLYKSLVEQQQLASDLAGASSTPGNKYPNLIVLSAATTSGHTVDELAAVLHKEIDKLKTEPVAVTELQRVKHQVRANLLASLKSNMAMAEQLSAYEVKTGSWQNLFKYLDEIAVVTPADIERVAKTTFTPENRTVGKLLSPEG
- a CDS encoding M16 family metallopeptidase codes for the protein MHRYKVNSRKQIENHRNSEQHKPPFRLLSKFKISQSKKLFYALSLAVAFLIVTFNFTLAVTATTKHYTELQLAPLPEIKLPKYERFVLENGMVVYLAEDHELPFVGGTALVRTGTRWEPADKVGLASIVGAVMRTGGTKKHSSDELDNLLAQRAAAVETAIAQSNGAAAFTALSEDLDLVFGLFTEVLREPVFAQEKLDLAKNQVKDSIARRNDDPNSIAAREFRKLIYGKDSPYARTAEYATVNRITREDLLKFYQQYFNPNNIILGIAGDFDTSKMRSLIQAQLGDWQPHPNITKPQLPEVSPANTGGVFFVNQPQLSQSTVLMGHLGGRLDNPDNGALSVLNEVLNGWGGRLFNELRSRQGLTYGVEAFWSPNYDYPGLFIAGGQTKSATTVQFIKALQTEIKRIQEQRVTPQELALAKESTLNSFVFAFQEPGQTLLRLMTYEYYGYPADFLFRFQKAVAATTAADVQRVAQQYLKPDNMVTLVVGNQTAIQPPLTQLATQVTPIDVTIPGS